A single region of the Liolophura sinensis isolate JHLJ2023 chromosome 9, CUHK_Ljap_v2, whole genome shotgun sequence genome encodes:
- the LOC135475222 gene encoding ileal sodium/bile acid cotransporter-like codes for MAKLLFDIILFLATLRFSSQEEAVIPVPIADDAIRPTSEPNLAPMQVTNKSDVAPMVMTKFVNGMTLTMASNFILVYMDLPTTVIFNYSLDCSKANNDYGILFSLSNYYVASISSSQPVFIRDVKSNCRQLGEASGEVSVTLTGILLGRVELEIDVYPGMTPSLYNSSRVTYNEKTTDDKSYQYSKHSPSLTYMYDGYNLSRWVVQGSNSSSPAKLMIVCMKKPTTLDSVLQSTMMVYLVLVMTAMGCKTKLEVLKQVFRRPVAPCIGLFCQFIMMPMIAYVLTLVIPFPTPGMALGFFACGCAPGGGGSNLWSYLLGGDVSLSAAMTTISNIAAVGVFPLWIFTLGRVVLSDQSDLKIPYLNMIVSLLMVAIPLAIGAILNHKKHAFTKKMLRYLIPIVVVLTIVFIALAMYVNFYMFRLIEPILILAGALLPYIGYVLAGLLALVFRQSRKFCITIAIETGIQNATIAFILVMFSFPPPDNVIAATPAIASSSMTGIPLIIIAAIYHSYLRCCKKKRDENSDDEKEKKHQEVKKEMGKSSEKEAMLEEKVSSV; via the exons ATGGCCAAACTATTATTTGATATCATCTTATTTCTGGCTACCCTTCGGTTCTCGTCTCAGGAAGAAGCTGTGATTCCAGTACCGATAGCAGATGACGCCATAAGACCGACTTCCGAACCCAATCTGGCGCCGATGCAAGTCACAAATAAGTCCGACGTCGCGCCTATGGTGATGACGAAATTTGTGAACGGAATGACGTTAACAATGGCGTCTAATTTTATTCTTGTTTATATGGATTTGCCAACAACAGTAATTTTTAATTATTCTCTGGATTGTTCCAAAGCCAACAACGATTATGGCATTCTCTTTTCACTGTCAAACTATTACGTGGCATCAATTTCCAGCTCTCAGCCTGTATTCATCCGCGACGTCAAGTCCAACTGTCGGCAGCTGGGTGAAGCGTCAGGGGAGGTAAGCGTGACATTGACAGGAATTCTGTTGGGACGCGTGGAGCTGGAGATTGACGTTTATCCTGGAATGACGCCTTCGCTCTACAACTCGAGTAGAGTGACCTACAATGAAAAGACTACTGACGACAAGAGCTACCAGTATTCGAAACATTCACCCTccctgacttacatgtatgacggTTACAACCTGTCCAGATGGGTGGTGCAAGGGTCAAATTCATCATCTCCCGCCAAATTAATGATCGTCTGCATGAAGAAGCCGACAACACTGGACAGCGTACTGCAGAGCACCATGATGGTGTACTTGGTGTTAGTTATGACAGCCATGgggtgtaaaacaaaactggAAGTGTTGAAGCAAGTATTTAGGAGACCGGTGGCGCCGTGCATCGGACTCTTCTGCCAATTCATCATGATGCCAATG ATCGCCTATGTTCTGACCCTTGTCATTCCATTCCCTACCCCCGGGATGGCTCTGGGGTTCTTCGCCTGTGGCTGTGCCCCTGGGGGTGGGGGCAGTAACCTGTGGTCGTACCTGCTGGGAGGGGATGTCTCTCTTTCCGCCGCGATGACGACAATCAGTAACATCGCCGCTGTGG gagTATTTCCGTTGTGGATATTCACACTAGGTCGCGTGGTTTTGTCCGACCAATCAGATTTGAAAATTCCATATCTGAACATGATTGTCTCCCTTCTGATGGTGGCCATTCCGCTGGCGATCGGAGCGATCCTGAACCACAAAAAACACGCGTTTACCAAGAAAATGCTGCGATATCTCATCCCGATTGTGGTGGTTTTGACCATTGTGTTCATAGCCTTGGCCATGTACGTCAATTTTTACATGTTCAGACTGATAGAGCCGATACTGATATTGGCCGGAGCGCTGTTGCCTTACATAGGGTACGTCCTAGCCGGGCTCTTGGCTTTGGTCTTCAGACAAAGTCGAAAGTTCTGTATTACCATAGCCATAGAGACAGGCATCCAAAACGCGACCATCGCCTTCATCCTCGTCATGTTCTCCTTCCCTCCTCCCGACAATGTGATAGCCGCCACTCCCGCCATCGCCTCCTCCAGTATGACAGGGATTCCCCTGATAATCATAGCAGCCATATATCATTCGTACTTACGCTGCTGCAAGAAAAAAAGGGATGAAAATTCGGACGAcgagaaagagaaaaaacaccAAGAGGTAAAGAAAGAAATGGGTAAGTCCAGTGAGAAAGAGGCCATGTTAGAAGAGAAAGTTTCCTCAGTGTAA